CGGCTAGCGCCAAGATGACCGCAGCCGAGCCCACGTTTATGTACTCACACAGATTCTCCTCGCAGATCAGCTTGAGCCGCTTTATGTCGTACCTGTCCGCCGCGACGAGTAGATGTTGGCAGGTGACATCATGGTCGTCCTTGTGTGCCTCCGGCATCAAGCCGGTGTACGCATAATAGAGCAGTGCCTTGAAAACCTCCGCATCCATGTCCTCCACGCGCACCACGGCGCCTGCGGTTGCAGCGTTGCCCTCCCTCATTGGCCCAAAGAGCGCGGCCGCAAAGACCGGCGAGCGGGCCGCCAGCATCCACCGGTGAGCGGCGACTGTCTCCCCTCCGACCTCGAACACCACATCGGCGCCTTTCTCGGACGCGAGGAGCTCGCCCAGGTCCTGGCGCAGGTCGCATGGGGGCATGGGGACGAAGGCCGCCGCGTGGCCCTCCGCGCGGACGTCGTGCACGAGGACGATGTCACACCGGATCGTGAAGGAATCGTTCCTGAGATACTTGGAGCTCTCCAGGTCGACCCTTGTGATGAACGTCGTGTAGGACGCGACACCCCGGGAGGGGAATCTGTCCACCAATGGCGTTGCCGCGGATTGCTCCGCATCATCCGCCTCGTCGACGAGGCACATGCCGTGCAGGACCTTCACGGCAACCGCGACGTCTTCGTCAAGCACCAGTGAGAGGGACACGCAATCAGCGACCTCGTCGCACACGCCGTTGGGGTAGTATTCCATGCACCAGCGATGGCCGCCGATGATGAAAGGGCGGGACCTGGCGCACTCGCCGGTGGGGGTGACCTTGGTGCGGGAGTAGCCGTGGATCGTGAGAAGGTGGTGCCCCCTGACATCGTCGGCCACGATGGAGGACCTCAATGGCTTGCCGCCCGCGCTGGTGGACGACATTGCCGACCTGCTCCGCGGAATTGGGAGCTCGCAACTCTCGTAGTCGTAGATTGTTATCTTAATCTAAACTTGTTAATCTGCAAGTCTACGTTGGTTGTAGTAGTAGTATACTGAAAAACTAGAGTCGGTTCGCTTTTCTTATATTAGCAGTGTCCGGCCAGAATTAAGAATTAGTAGGGTGTGGTCAACTTACCGGTTATTAGATTACCAAAGTATTAAGGTGTATTTTTTTTCCAAAAGTCAAACTTGTCTAACTTTGATCGAATTTGTAGACTAAAATATCAAGGTCTAGAATACCAAATCATTGTTactagattcatcatgaaatatatttttatattttatatatttggtattgtaaaTCATTTTATATTTTGCCAATCAAGCATAGACATGATTTGACGTTTtaaaaaactaatacaccttatatttaggaacgaagggagtactagcTATTTTTAACACAGTACAGACGCAAGAGTCTATATATATATGCGCATACATTCATCCATATAAACGCACATACGTATACCCTATCCCTATAAACACATTTGAGAGGTCGAGTCGGCATATCATCTTGAAATTGACGAAGCCATCATAGCATGTTGTCATCGATGAAAACGTCCTCTCCCACTAATTACGCATTGTCGAAAATGTCTCCTCCCACCGAATGCGCATCGTTAAAAATTAAGAAATAAATAAGAGCATCAATATTTAAACCCTGATGGACCGAGGAtatactagtagaaaacgggcctttggcctggaccatttagtcccggcctgcctctgggccgggactaaaggcccggccacgtcgccccaattctcatatcctccctcgacgctttagtcccggcccgtaaggagcctttagtctcggttcgtgtgccaaaccgggactaaagggctacgcggtgggcagcccgcatgtgcgccacctttagtcccggtttgtgtctcaaaccgggactaaagtcctctgcctatatatagcacagccccctctcccctcttcgttgcatttttcttggatggaggattgtgggtgggtgcttgctctctactttttttgatgcactagaggtgtttgttgaaatgtgtgttagagcgatgccacttcaattcaccgaacacaactacgatatgagatgcccgagccacgcttaaacctcttcctctgtatttctacttattctaaaaggttagcaactatatttcctcgtttagaccgtgcggtactaatttttaggatcttgattgtatttgatatactgtcgtataacgcagatgagccatccatggatgtacggtgatcgacgcacagccacttacagagaaggcgtgcattcttttcgagatgcagccgatgcgaacaagcatggtggtggctatatattttgtccatgtgttgaatgtcggaatgagaaggattacacttcctcaagagtcattcagagccacctgcttcgatccggttttatgtcgggctataatgtttggaccaagcacagagaaagaggggttatgatggaagacgacgatgaagaagaagagaacgatgatgacaactaccgatctatgttccctgagtatgctgataccgcaatggaagacaatgaagaagaagatcaggatgaagaacgggaaccagatgagcccgctgatgatcttggccgggtcatttctgatgcacggcgaggttgcgacacagaaaaggagaggttgcagtttgagcagatgttacaggaccacaacaaattgttgtacccaacttgtgaagatggccagaagaagctgggtagcacactggaattgctgaagtggaaggcagagaccggtgtgactgactcgtcattcgaaaagttgctggtactaatgaagaagatgcttccaagaaagaacgaattgcccgcgagcacgtacgaagcaaaaaagcttgtctgccctctaggattagacgtgcagaagatacatgcatgccctaatgactgcatcctctaccgcggtgagaagtacgagaatatggataaatacccggtatgcactgcattgcggtataagatcagaaaagatgaccctggtgatattgagggcgagccacctaggaagagggttcctgccaaggtgatgtggtatgctcctata
This genomic stretch from Hordeum vulgare subsp. vulgare chromosome 6H, MorexV3_pseudomolecules_assembly, whole genome shotgun sequence harbors:
- the LOC123405824 gene encoding BTB/POZ and MATH domain-containing protein 1-like, producing the protein MSSTSAGGKPLRSSIVADDVRGHHLLTIHGYSRTKVTPTGECARSRPFIIGGHRWCMEYYPNGVCDEVADCVSLSLVLDEDVAVAVKVLHGMCLVDEADDAEQSAATPLVDRFPSRGVASYTTFITRVDLESSKYLRNDSFTIRCDIVLVHDVRAEGHAAAFVPMPPCDLRQDLGELLASEKGADVVFEVGGETVAAHRWMLAARSPVFAAALFGPMREGNAATAGAVVRVEDMDAEVFKALLYYAYTGLMPEAHKDDHDVTCQHLLVAADRYDIKRLKLICEENLCEYINVGSAAVILALAEQHHCVRLKKACLRFLANPANRRAVVATDGFQHLSRSCPSLMIELIATFAV